The Nitrospirota bacterium genomic interval CTTACGAGAAGGCTGAGTCTTTAAAAAAGAGAGAGATAAGCATGGATATAGATCCCTCAGTGATGGAAAACATTATGTATACAGTATCAGGGACCATTGCTACCGAAATTATAAGGGCTATGGACCTTATTAATGAGGAGATAACAGGATTAATACTTAGTGGTGGGTGCTCCAAACTTTTTGGTTTACCAGAGTTCTTAGCAGATAAAACGGGTGTGCCAACTGAGATTGTAAATCCATTCAAAAGTATTTACGCAGATCCAAAGGTGTTTAGACCTGAATACTTAACTGATATAGCACCAGTTGTTGCTTTAGGGGTGGGTCTTGCAATAAGAAGAGTGAAGGACAGATGGTCAGAATAAACCTGATAGTTCCATACAGGAAGAAAAGGAAACCCAGGATTATCCCTGGACCAATAATCTTACTGGTAGCGACAGCAGTCGTATCGCTTGGGGCTGCTGGATTCTTCTGGGTATCTCTGGAAAATAAGATAAAAACCCTCAGTGATGAAAAATCAATAGCCGAGAGAAGGCTTGTTGAATTGAAGAAAAAGATCAAAGAGGTAGATAATTACGAAAAACTTAATAAGACAATAGAAGAACGGGTTAATGTTATAGAGAAACTCGGCAAAGAACAGAATGTTCCTCTATATCTCCTTGGAGAGATAAACAGATATATCCCGGAAAGGGTGTGGCTCTCCAAGATAAAGAGTGAAGACGAGTGGTTTTATGTAGAGGGTAAGTCGTTTACCAATTCCGATATCTCAACCTTTGTTGAAAACCTGAGAAAATCTCCCTATCTGATGGATATTGATGTTGAGAGTTCTGTTCAGACTCATCTCTTGGGAAAGATTATAGTCTATGATTTTAGAATAGCCTGTAAGGTGAAGGTGTAATATATGACTTTTGACCTTAAAAAAATGCCACCGAAGATTAGACTACTTATAATAACACTTCCAGTTATTTTAGTCTCAGTGTTATTTTATATCTTTGTCTATCAACCTAAATCTTCACAGATCGAGAAACTAAATTCAGAGGTAACGAAACTGAAAAACGAAGTAACCCTAAGTCAGAATAAGGCACTAAGACTTGATGAGTTAAAGAAGAAATATGCCCTACTTCAAGATAAACTCAAAGAGTTGAACGAAAAACTCCCTGAGCGGAATGAGATTGCCAGACTACTGAAGCAGGTCTCTGATTTAGGAATAAAATCAGGGCTTGAAGTGTCTGAGTGGAAACTCGAGAAAACCAATATATCGATAGATCAAAGCGGGTTATTTGCAAGGATACCTGTAAAGGCTGAGATAAGAGGTGGGTACCATAATATTGCTAAATTCTTTGAAAGAGTTAGTGATATGCCGAGGATAATAAATATATCAGAATTGACGATGGAATCTATAGGCGTTACTCAAGAAAAGACTGAGACAACTGGTTTAACAGGTATAAAGACAACCATGAAGGTTATTACCTTTTCATCGAGCACAGAGATGATAGCACAGAGAAAAGAGGCTCCAAAAACTGGTAAAGCCGCTTCTAAATAGGAGGTCTATTGGGGGATGCGTTATTTACTCTCTTTCGTTTTGCTGTTAACCCTATTTTATTCAGGATGTGGGACAAAAACACCTGAAACAAAAGAGGTGGTGAAAAAACCTGAAATACAGAAGATGGAAAAAGCAACTGTAACCCCAATACCAGAGCAAATCAGTCCACCTGTTGAGGCAAAGAAATATACCTACACGGATGGAGGCAAGAGAGACCCCTTTGTTTCACTCGTACGACCTGAAGAAAAGAAAAAAGCAGTTATATCAGCCGACCTCCCTCCACTTCAGAGAGTTGATATATCAGAGTTGAGACTCATAGGGATTGTATGGGAAGGTTCTAATTATGTTGCGATGGTCTCAACTCCTGATGGGAGGGGATATGCTGTGAGAAAAGGAACAATAATAGGTTTGAATAAAGGTGTGGTTGTGGATATAGCAAGCGATCATATAGTCATCGAGGAAAA includes:
- the pilO gene encoding type 4a pilus biogenesis protein PilO, whose translation is MPPKIRLLIITLPVILVSVLFYIFVYQPKSSQIEKLNSEVTKLKNEVTLSQNKALRLDELKKKYALLQDKLKELNEKLPERNEIARLLKQVSDLGIKSGLEVSEWKLEKTNISIDQSGLFARIPVKAEIRGGYHNIAKFFERVSDMPRIINISELTMESIGVTQEKTETTGLTGIKTTMKVITFSSSTEMIAQRKEAPKTGKAASK
- a CDS encoding pilus assembly protein PilP yields the protein MRYLLSFVLLLTLFYSGCGTKTPETKEVVKKPEIQKMEKATVTPIPEQISPPVEAKKYTYTDGGKRDPFVSLVRPEEKKKAVISADLPPLQRVDISELRLIGIVWEGSNYVAMVSTPDGRGYAVRKGTIIGLNKGVVVDIASDHIVIEEKAKDYLGEVKTKRTVLELRRREEA
- a CDS encoding PilN domain-containing protein, producing the protein MVRINLIVPYRKKRKPRIIPGPIILLVATAVVSLGAAGFFWVSLENKIKTLSDEKSIAERRLVELKKKIKEVDNYEKLNKTIEERVNVIEKLGKEQNVPLYLLGEINRYIPERVWLSKIKSEDEWFYVEGKSFTNSDISTFVENLRKSPYLMDIDVESSVQTHLLGKIIVYDFRIACKVKV